A genome region from Bradyrhizobium commune includes the following:
- a CDS encoding alpha/beta fold hydrolase translates to MLSKDINLDTHIADVVNLIKWESLENVCLVAWSLAGYVGSGALESIGDRVSSIVWLDAFIPADGQRPADTAAEAVRKAIQVAVDKGEPGVRGLVKISSDAVVAERDRAFVESKATPHPVGAYLQPVKLTGALQKVAKKTYIRLPRYPLPSFDKALADCKGDKSWTTFELPDVGHFVMLDASDRVSELILQAA, encoded by the coding sequence GTGCTGAGCAAGGACATCAATCTGGACACCCACATCGCCGACGTCGTCAACCTGATCAAATGGGAGAGTCTCGAGAACGTCTGCCTCGTGGCGTGGTCCTTGGCGGGCTATGTCGGTTCGGGCGCACTCGAAAGCATCGGCGATCGCGTCTCGTCGATCGTATGGCTTGATGCCTTCATTCCAGCCGACGGACAAAGGCCGGCGGACACCGCGGCCGAGGCGGTTCGCAAGGCCATACAGGTGGCCGTCGACAAGGGCGAACCCGGCGTTCGCGGATTGGTGAAGATTTCGAGCGACGCCGTCGTTGCCGAGCGAGATCGGGCCTTCGTCGAATCCAAAGCTACTCCGCATCCCGTCGGCGCCTATCTCCAGCCGGTCAAGCTGACCGGGGCGCTGCAAAAGGTGGCGAAGAAGACATACATCCGCCTCCCCAGATATCCGCTGCCGTCCTTTGACAAGGCGCTCGCAGATTGCAAGGGCGATAAATCCTGGACCACATTCGAACTGCCGGACGTTGGGCACTTCGTCATGCTCGATGCATCGGATCGCGTGAGCGAGTTGATCCTGCAGGCGGCGTGA
- a CDS encoding DUF1127 domain-containing protein — MSTIISRTGSTQPTASAWRLFRPLRKYLRAFQDWRERDQLRADLSGLNDRDLQDLGITRGEIDYVASHRSIDPRGVRSTAR, encoded by the coding sequence ATGAGCACGATCATCAGCAGAACGGGTTCGACCCAGCCGACCGCATCGGCGTGGCGCCTGTTCCGCCCTCTCAGAAAATATTTGCGCGCCTTTCAGGACTGGCGCGAACGCGATCAGCTGCGTGCCGATTTGTCCGGCCTGAATGACCGCGATTTGCAGGACCTCGGCATCACGCGCGGCGAGATCGACTACGTCGCCTCGCACCGCTCGATCGATCCGCGCGGCGTGCGATCCACCGCGCGCTGA
- a CDS encoding S1/P1 nuclease encodes MAMLRLSQILPIVAVLGLAQPAQAWWDAGHMQIAYVAYKHLDAPVKDKVDALLRLNPDYTKWSAGAPDDRTAKLWAFVHAATWADDIKNADYHYTRDSVDSATAGQNIGYADHNQHAYWHFKDTNFSPDGTPLPTPDPVDIVTQLKLMIAALPASSGASDDVRSYDLVWMLHLVGDAHQPLHASTRYTRQIPNGDSGGNLEMVIPATGETIALHAYWDAMFGGYDSPFGAVFDADDKGGISHLTVNDTSAQIVDPQSWIDESAQLAQQYGFAAPVSTGDNAVLLTREYETNVRNIARSQAALAAARLAKLINDALK; translated from the coding sequence ATGGCCATGCTTCGTCTGTCGCAAATCCTCCCCATCGTCGCCGTCCTTGGCCTCGCGCAGCCTGCCCAGGCCTGGTGGGATGCCGGCCACATGCAGATCGCCTATGTCGCCTACAAGCACCTCGACGCGCCCGTGAAGGACAAGGTCGATGCGCTGCTGCGGCTCAACCCGGACTATACGAAATGGAGCGCAGGCGCGCCCGACGACCGCACCGCAAAGCTCTGGGCCTTCGTGCACGCGGCGACCTGGGCCGACGACATCAAGAACGCCGACTATCACTACACCCGCGACAGCGTCGATAGCGCCACCGCGGGCCAGAACATCGGCTATGCCGACCACAACCAGCACGCCTATTGGCATTTCAAGGACACCAATTTCTCGCCCGACGGCACGCCGCTGCCGACGCCCGACCCCGTCGATATCGTCACCCAGCTCAAGCTGATGATCGCGGCATTGCCGGCCTCGTCCGGCGCCTCGGACGACGTCCGCTCCTACGATCTGGTCTGGATGCTGCATCTGGTCGGCGATGCCCACCAGCCGCTGCATGCCTCGACCCGCTACACGCGGCAGATCCCGAACGGCGATTCCGGCGGCAACCTCGAGATGGTGATCCCGGCCACCGGCGAGACGATCGCGCTGCACGCCTATTGGGATGCGATGTTCGGCGGCTATGACTCGCCGTTCGGCGCCGTGTTCGACGCCGACGACAAGGGCGGCATCTCGCACCTCACGGTGAACGATACCAGCGCCCAGATCGTCGATCCGCAAAGCTGGATCGACGAGAGCGCCCAGCTCGCGCAGCAATATGGCTTTGCCGCGCCGGTGAGCACGGGCGACAACGCGGTGCTGCTGACGCGCGAGTATGAAACCAACGTCCGCAACATCGCACGCAGCCAGGCCGCCCTTGCGGCGGCAAGGCTCGCGAAGCTGATCAACGATGCGCTGAAATAG
- a CDS encoding DUF4261 domain-containing protein yields MSNSFLALVLLEKPASPDMVLVVKALHARHPELGAEIVDDRGAADIRQPPASSPLIRCGDEMVAVMSMPAPIPQDPGLWSRAATTWPEAGTVAARHRGHLIVSVLGQDLQPLPAARVTTAVIGALIATMPECSAVVWGTKVARPAKLWMEMSRQSFAPFPDYPFTLWVDIQPFRSEAKIGAVTMGLSAFAGREIEFETGKLALPMMIDRVEGLAVYLIEHGAVVKDGDTFGGDEHERFTAHYRMSARFAGLPVLFCAADPAS; encoded by the coding sequence ATGAGTAACTCTTTCCTCGCCCTTGTTTTGTTGGAAAAGCCGGCTAGTCCGGACATGGTGCTGGTCGTCAAGGCCCTTCATGCGAGGCATCCCGAGCTGGGGGCGGAAATAGTAGATGACCGTGGAGCGGCGGACATTCGGCAGCCCCCTGCGAGTTCGCCGCTCATCCGCTGTGGCGACGAAATGGTCGCTGTGATGTCGATGCCGGCACCCATTCCGCAAGACCCCGGCTTGTGGTCGCGCGCGGCGACCACGTGGCCGGAGGCCGGGACGGTGGCGGCGCGTCATCGAGGTCATCTGATCGTCTCGGTGCTAGGGCAAGATCTGCAGCCGCTGCCGGCTGCACGCGTGACGACCGCTGTCATCGGGGCGTTGATCGCCACGATGCCGGAATGCAGCGCGGTGGTGTGGGGTACCAAAGTCGCGCGACCCGCCAAACTTTGGATGGAGATGTCGCGTCAATCCTTCGCGCCGTTTCCCGACTATCCGTTCACGCTTTGGGTCGACATCCAGCCGTTCCGCTCGGAGGCGAAGATCGGCGCCGTGACAATGGGGCTATCGGCCTTTGCGGGGCGCGAGATTGAATTCGAGACGGGCAAACTTGCGCTTCCAATGATGATCGACAGGGTGGAAGGCTTGGCCGTCTATCTCATCGAGCATGGTGCCGTCGTCAAAGATGGCGACACCTTCGGCGGCGACGAGCACGAGCGCTTCACGGCGCATTACAGAATGTCCGCGCGATTTGCGGGCTTGCCCGTGCTGTTCTGCGCCGCGGATCCGGCGTCGTGA
- a CDS encoding imm11 family protein has protein sequence MSDEKPKTIEKRSKAIKRRFYEMRLDFRIQSAPGVDWENIDELAPDTGELDPFLRRGFPNYPEAPRFVFDRKLGRAPLDFEQFSKYWLISDRMKAVFEAVDPAGFAFAACDVRLARGSYNGPSYWLCDIVRVLDAVDESRSRLEIGIVDDPKYRNFGLKYYSTLLVGGAKLVFKEDVVARAHIFRMAHLEATIICDQLLKDACKNAGVAGVSFRDASKL, from the coding sequence ATGAGCGACGAAAAACCAAAGACGATTGAGAAACGATCAAAGGCGATCAAGCGCAGATTTTATGAAATGAGGCTTGACTTTCGTATCCAATCGGCGCCGGGAGTTGATTGGGAGAATATCGATGAGCTCGCCCCGGACACTGGAGAGCTCGATCCTTTTCTCAGACGAGGGTTTCCGAATTACCCTGAGGCGCCGCGTTTCGTGTTCGACAGGAAGTTGGGGCGAGCGCCGCTGGATTTCGAACAATTTTCTAAGTACTGGCTGATCTCCGACCGAATGAAAGCGGTCTTTGAAGCGGTCGATCCCGCAGGATTTGCTTTTGCCGCATGTGACGTCAGGCTAGCGCGGGGATCCTACAATGGACCGAGCTACTGGTTGTGCGACATCGTTCGTGTCCTTGATGCAGTGGATGAATCGCGATCACGTTTAGAGATCGGCATTGTTGACGATCCGAAGTACCGAAATTTCGGTTTGAAGTATTACAGCACCTTGCTCGTGGGCGGAGCCAAGCTTGTCTTCAAGGAAGACGTGGTAGCCAGGGCGCACATTTTTAGAATGGCGCATCTGGAGGCAACCATCATTTGCGATCAGCTGCTCAAGGATGCCTGCAAGAACGCCGGTGTTGCAGGCGTCAGTTTTAGAGACGCGTCAAAACTCTAG
- a CDS encoding AHH domain-containing protein encodes MAILGEHHIIPKRFAGHDALKGIDINAPENLIYLPESKELAARMGVSPHSGGHLSSYYDVKTILDQIARIRNPSRRQTEIRNLQDAMRLGLANGDLYANDPGTGADPESINPKLITRYNDYHAVHPDQVRKLAHLRQRGIDTGNPNLEKFSAILGDDDREKLLSEAIAKNPGVNITTGNKDLGGTHWQSKFTVADDIFNVPPSTPAKPSDAPSLPPFSSPSLGGLNEPEGLDRNDPRLANGLPGFPVPNPNEQRLGQLPPSTAMPSAPQVLQFHSETGNLLRLSDGSPLMGPDPYNMPHDAASGPAVLAGLAIFGTAMFAPELLPLLPAWAPIAGALGLTGLAANSAAHAEPTSSREPGAFRVAPLAAQQSANNVRSQNPTPSSTFADRFGNWTDATNGTLPAQPASGGEAPAVPAAQAVPPEQVRQLTRVNASNAGSVFTSGSAPVPYLPSPEFNDRFGNWSTTSGDGQSPPTSRPVGAFADEPGYVIPPPIWGIEQSANPRKDAEEWFSRWIRPLL; translated from the coding sequence ATGGCAATACTGGGCGAACATCACATCATTCCCAAGCGCTTCGCGGGTCATGATGCGCTCAAAGGCATAGACATCAATGCGCCAGAGAACCTGATTTATCTGCCGGAAAGCAAAGAGCTTGCTGCGAGAATGGGAGTATCTCCTCATTCGGGTGGTCACTTGTCTTCGTATTATGATGTGAAGACGATACTCGATCAGATCGCAAGGATCAGAAATCCATCTCGTCGCCAAACAGAAATCAGAAATCTGCAAGATGCGATGAGGCTCGGGCTCGCAAACGGCGACCTCTATGCCAACGATCCCGGAACAGGTGCTGACCCGGAATCAATTAACCCCAAGCTCATCACGCGCTACAACGACTATCACGCAGTGCACCCTGATCAGGTTCGGAAGCTGGCGCATCTTAGGCAGAGAGGCATCGATACCGGAAATCCAAACTTGGAGAAATTTTCGGCGATACTGGGTGATGACGACAGGGAGAAGCTGCTAAGCGAGGCAATCGCAAAAAATCCTGGCGTCAACATAACAACAGGAAACAAGGACTTGGGCGGTACGCATTGGCAGTCCAAGTTCACAGTTGCCGATGACATTTTTAACGTACCGCCATCGACGCCGGCCAAGCCGAGCGACGCTCCCTCGCTGCCGCCCTTCAGTTCGCCATCTCTTGGTGGTCTGAACGAACCGGAAGGGCTTGATCGAAATGATCCGCGCTTGGCCAATGGACTGCCAGGTTTTCCGGTGCCGAACCCGAATGAGCAGAGGCTTGGCCAATTGCCTCCCAGCACAGCCATGCCGTCCGCACCGCAAGTTCTGCAATTCCATTCCGAGACCGGAAATCTGCTCAGGCTTTCGGATGGATCGCCGTTGATGGGGCCGGATCCGTACAATATGCCCCATGACGCCGCGAGTGGCCCGGCCGTTCTGGCTGGATTGGCGATATTCGGGACCGCAATGTTTGCGCCAGAATTATTGCCACTGTTGCCGGCTTGGGCGCCAATCGCAGGCGCTCTTGGGCTAACGGGCTTGGCGGCCAACTCCGCAGCCCACGCGGAGCCTACCAGCAGTAGGGAGCCCGGAGCATTCCGCGTTGCGCCCCTCGCTGCGCAGCAGTCCGCGAACAACGTGCGAAGTCAAAATCCGACTCCCTCCAGCACGTTTGCCGATCGGTTCGGAAATTGGACCGACGCGACGAACGGTACCTTGCCTGCTCAGCCAGCGAGTGGCGGCGAAGCGCCGGCCGTTCCTGCCGCGCAAGCGGTCCCGCCCGAACAAGTCCGGCAGCTCACCCGCGTGAACGCCTCGAACGCGGGCAGTGTGTTTACGTCGGGGAGTGCGCCGGTCCCATATCTGCCTTCTCCGGAATTTAACGATCGATTTGGCAATTGGAGCACGACGAGCGGGGATGGGCAGTCACCGCCGACGAGCCGGCCGGTCGGTGCATTCGCCGATGAGCCGGGCTATGTCATCCCCCCACCGATCTGGGGAATAGAGCAGTCGGCCAATCCGCGAAAGGATGCGGAAGAATGGTTCTCCCGCTGGATACGGCCGCTGCTTTGA
- a CDS encoding DUF2971 domain-containing protein, with the protein MITDRLAAVKGLTHLYHYQSFNLDRLREVIVGGTIYFSKPSDFNDPWDCRPWYDLESLKDPAVFEQHLQLYMKLERRSPECSEARLARTVERYRAKPDMLADVIRDLSAETAKSFDERYRIYCLGTKPDCELMWAHYTTKHQGVCLEFSVQDNLLFGQAAEVRYVRDYPRFTITDGPDERFEAFLTKSASWSYENEFRLIGDENEYPSLTAAIATKAGKFAIPPMTLTAVILGCSASDSTRKSIADLVSSSRQWPKLKIATRMKDRYQLEIRDCGHFPFNTEFDSSDKTPA; encoded by the coding sequence ATGATCACGGATCGATTGGCCGCCGTCAAAGGTCTCACTCATCTCTATCACTATCAATCGTTTAATCTGGATCGCTTGCGCGAGGTGATTGTCGGCGGGACCATCTATTTCTCGAAACCAAGCGACTTCAATGATCCCTGGGATTGTCGACCATGGTACGATTTGGAGTCATTGAAAGACCCCGCCGTATTCGAGCAGCACTTGCAGCTCTACATGAAGCTTGAGCGCCGGTCACCGGAATGCTCGGAAGCTCGACTTGCGAGAACTGTGGAGCGCTACAGGGCCAAACCTGACATGCTTGCAGACGTGATACGTGACCTCTCGGCTGAGACCGCGAAGTCGTTCGATGAGCGATACCGCATCTATTGCCTTGGAACAAAGCCAGACTGCGAACTGATGTGGGCGCACTATACGACCAAGCATCAGGGTGTGTGCTTGGAGTTCTCGGTGCAGGACAATCTGCTGTTCGGTCAGGCGGCTGAGGTACGTTACGTGCGAGACTACCCACGCTTTACAATTACCGACGGACCCGACGAGCGTTTCGAAGCGTTCCTCACCAAGTCCGCATCGTGGAGCTATGAAAACGAGTTTCGCCTGATTGGGGATGAAAACGAATACCCTTCATTGACCGCGGCCATAGCCACGAAGGCTGGCAAATTTGCGATCCCGCCGATGACTCTAACAGCAGTCATTTTGGGTTGCTCGGCATCCGATTCAACAAGAAAAAGCATCGCTGACCTGGTCTCGTCTTCGCGGCAGTGGCCGAAACTGAAGATAGCCACGCGGATGAAAGACAGGTACCAACTGGAAATCCGCGACTGCGGGCATTTTCCTTTCAATACAGAGTTTGACTCGTCGGACAAAACACCGGCATAA
- a CDS encoding PBSX family phage terminase large subunit → MSILKIPTAKIFEPLLKPARYKGVYGGRGSGKSHFFGELLVETCQAERGTLAVCIRETQRTLAQSSKRLIEDKIAGLGLGHGFKLFSDKIETPGDGLIIFRGLQDYTADALKSLEGFRIAWIDEAQSLSARSIALLRPTIRAKHSELWASWNPRRKSDAIDDFLRGRRPDGAVVVKANWRDNPWFPDVLAEERLLDQKLYPERYDHIWEGEYARAFEGAYFAALLSEARTQGRIGKVAADPLLPLRAFIDIGGAGAAADAFTIWIAQWVGSEIRVLDYYESVGQVLAFHVNWLRARGYDKAILYLPHDGVAANNITGKRYEDHLREAGFAVEPPVKNQGPGAAMLRIEALRRLAPQLWFNEATTEPGREALGFYHERKDETRNIGLGPEHDWSSHAADALGLMAICYEQPGRVAAFNRPIRYAEQGWV, encoded by the coding sequence ATGTCCATCCTGAAAATTCCAACCGCCAAAATCTTCGAGCCGTTGCTGAAACCCGCACGCTACAAGGGGGTTTACGGCGGACGCGGCTCCGGTAAATCGCATTTCTTCGGCGAGCTTTTGGTCGAGACCTGCCAGGCCGAACGCGGCACGCTCGCGGTCTGCATTCGCGAGACGCAGCGGACGCTGGCGCAATCGTCCAAGCGGTTGATCGAGGACAAGATCGCGGGCCTCGGGCTCGGCCACGGATTCAAGCTGTTCAGCGACAAGATTGAAACTCCGGGCGACGGCCTGATCATCTTCCGGGGCCTTCAGGATTATACGGCGGACGCTCTTAAATCCCTGGAAGGATTTCGCATCGCCTGGATCGACGAGGCGCAAAGCCTGAGCGCGCGCAGCATCGCACTGTTGCGGCCGACGATCCGCGCAAAGCACTCCGAGCTGTGGGCGAGCTGGAATCCGCGTCGCAAAAGCGATGCCATTGATGACTTCTTACGAGGGCGCCGGCCGGATGGCGCTGTCGTCGTCAAGGCGAACTGGCGCGACAATCCCTGGTTTCCGGACGTGCTCGCGGAGGAGCGGTTGCTCGACCAAAAACTCTATCCGGAGCGCTACGATCACATCTGGGAAGGTGAATATGCGCGCGCCTTCGAGGGCGCCTATTTTGCCGCGCTGCTGTCGGAGGCACGGACGCAGGGACGGATCGGGAAGGTCGCGGCAGATCCGCTGCTGCCGCTGCGCGCCTTCATCGACATTGGCGGCGCGGGAGCCGCGGCGGACGCATTCACGATCTGGATTGCGCAGTGGGTCGGAAGCGAAATTCGCGTGCTGGATTATTACGAGAGCGTCGGCCAAGTGCTGGCGTTTCACGTCAACTGGCTGCGCGCGCGCGGCTACGACAAGGCCATTCTGTATTTGCCGCATGACGGCGTCGCCGCCAACAACATCACCGGCAAGCGCTACGAGGATCATCTGCGCGAGGCCGGCTTCGCGGTCGAGCCGCCGGTGAAGAACCAGGGGCCGGGTGCCGCGATGCTGCGGATCGAGGCGCTGCGGCGGCTCGCCCCGCAGCTCTGGTTCAACGAAGCGACGACCGAGCCCGGCCGTGAGGCACTCGGCTTCTATCACGAACGCAAGGACGAGACGCGCAACATCGGCCTCGGGCCGGAGCACGACTGGTCGAGCCATGCTGCCGATGCGCTGGGATTGATGGCGATCTGCTACGAGCAGCCGGGCAGGGTGGCCGCGTTCAACCGGCCGATCCGCTATGCCGAGCAGGGCTGGGTGTGA
- a CDS encoding portal protein has product MSKKMSISEVKTMLASEKANALAAMSAARLAEERADAMDYYLGDMRKDMPVQDGRSRAVSTDVADAIEGLMPSLMDIFAGSDEVVHFEPVGPEDVAAAQQETDYVNHVFMQQNGGFMILYSFIKDALLSKAGIVKVWWEEREEESRETYYDLTDDQFALLAQDVAESNGAMKIVAHTVRDGADLQDRSQTAPFEGFKAAANREPIDATAIVR; this is encoded by the coding sequence ATGTCCAAAAAAATGTCGATCTCCGAAGTGAAGACAATGCTCGCCTCCGAGAAGGCCAATGCGCTCGCCGCGATGTCGGCGGCGCGGCTTGCCGAGGAGCGCGCCGATGCAATGGACTATTATCTCGGCGACATGCGCAAGGACATGCCGGTGCAGGACGGCCGCTCGCGCGCGGTGTCGACCGACGTCGCTGACGCCATCGAAGGCCTGATGCCGTCACTGATGGACATCTTTGCCGGATCCGACGAGGTCGTGCACTTCGAGCCGGTCGGCCCGGAAGATGTCGCCGCCGCGCAGCAGGAGACGGATTACGTCAATCACGTCTTCATGCAGCAGAACGGCGGATTCATGATCCTCTATTCCTTCATCAAGGATGCGCTGCTGTCGAAGGCCGGCATCGTCAAGGTCTGGTGGGAGGAGCGGGAGGAGGAGAGTCGCGAGACCTACTACGATCTCACCGACGATCAATTCGCGCTGCTTGCCCAGGACGTGGCGGAATCGAACGGCGCCATGAAGATTGTCGCGCATACGGTGCGCGACGGGGCGGATCTCCAGGATAGGTCGCAGACGGCGCCTTTTGAGGGGTTCAAGGCCGCGGCGAACCGGGAGCCCATCGACGCAACCGCCATTGTTCGTTGA
- a CDS encoding portal protein, with amino-acid sequence MPVPLLAPAPPAPVGPLVTHDVTIVTTRKRAQVRVMGVPPEEFGIERGARSIRDCNYCFHEVVTKTEAQLIAEGFDAGQIRALRPHTGTTEIETLARDTVEEHLSATAGGGSANSAARLVRITEHYVRMDFEGSGRPCLYQVITGGDQAEILRKDGKDCITPFDEIPFAATTPVPVTHRFFGRSIADLVMPLQREKTALKRGALDNLYLHNNPRVEVAEQNAGPNTLDDLLVSRPGGVVRTKTAGGLNWQVVPDITTSIYPMLQYLDAEIEIRTGLGKQTQGIDANALQNQSATAVAQVFSASQMRIKLIARIMAEGVRDIFALLHGTIRKHGQREETVRLRDAWVDVNPRDWKTRDDMTINVGLGSGGKAQQFAQTMAIANVQKELLAGGKINLVGDRQLYNTAAELTRIMGHRNPDQFFNDPTAVNPQTGQLLNPPPAPPQPPPDPKLLAIQARAQVDAALAAHQAQLQQQKAQNDAIHLQVKTQGEIELAKIKAALDAKMTVLETHLKAAIDVGKVQRSYPPGARKAKDGHHYLPDTNRPGKYLLVAHHG; translated from the coding sequence ATGCCCGTTCCTTTGCTAGCCCCGGCGCCGCCCGCGCCGGTGGGTCCTCTCGTCACGCATGACGTCACCATCGTCACCACGCGCAAGCGCGCGCAGGTGCGGGTGATGGGTGTGCCGCCCGAAGAATTCGGCATCGAGCGCGGCGCGCGCAGCATCCGTGACTGCAATTATTGCTTCCATGAGGTCGTCACCAAGACCGAGGCGCAGCTGATCGCGGAAGGTTTTGATGCCGGCCAGATCAGGGCGCTGCGGCCGCATACCGGCACGACCGAGATCGAGACGCTGGCACGCGACACGGTGGAAGAGCATCTGTCGGCGACCGCCGGCGGCGGCAGCGCCAATTCGGCGGCGCGGCTGGTGCGCATCACCGAGCATTATGTCCGGATGGACTTCGAGGGCTCGGGCCGTCCCTGCCTCTACCAGGTCATCACCGGCGGCGATCAGGCCGAGATCCTACGCAAGGACGGCAAGGACTGCATCACGCCGTTCGACGAGATTCCCTTTGCCGCCACCACGCCGGTGCCGGTGACGCACCGTTTCTTCGGCCGTTCGATCGCCGATCTCGTGATGCCATTGCAGCGGGAGAAGACCGCGCTGAAGCGCGGCGCGCTCGACAATCTCTATCTGCACAACAATCCTCGCGTCGAGGTCGCCGAGCAGAATGCCGGGCCGAACACGCTGGACGATCTGCTGGTGTCGCGGCCGGGCGGCGTGGTCCGCACCAAGACCGCGGGAGGGCTGAACTGGCAGGTCGTGCCCGATATCACCACGTCGATCTATCCGATGCTGCAATATCTTGACGCCGAGATCGAGATCCGCACCGGCCTCGGCAAGCAGACGCAAGGCATCGACGCCAACGCGTTGCAGAACCAGTCGGCCACCGCGGTCGCGCAGGTGTTCTCGGCCTCGCAGATGCGGATCAAGCTGATCGCGCGCATCATGGCCGAGGGCGTGCGCGACATCTTCGCGCTGCTGCATGGCACGATCCGCAAGCATGGACAGCGCGAGGAGACGGTGCGGCTGCGCGACGCCTGGGTCGACGTCAATCCGCGCGACTGGAAGACCCGCGACGACATGACCATCAATGTCGGCCTCGGCTCCGGCGGCAAGGCGCAGCAATTCGCCCAGACCATGGCGATCGCCAATGTGCAGAAGGAGCTGCTTGCCGGCGGCAAGATCAACCTGGTCGGCGACCGCCAGCTCTACAACACGGCGGCCGAGTTGACGCGAATCATGGGGCACCGAAACCCCGATCAGTTCTTCAATGATCCGACCGCCGTCAATCCGCAGACCGGACAGCTGCTCAATCCGCCGCCGGCGCCACCGCAGCCGCCGCCGGATCCGAAGCTATTGGCCATACAGGCGCGGGCGCAGGTCGATGCCGCGCTCGCGGCGCATCAGGCGCAGCTCCAGCAACAAAAGGCGCAGAACGACGCGATCCATCTCCAGGTCAAGACGCAAGGGGAGATCGAGCTCGCCAAGATCAAAGCCGCTCTCGACGCCAAGATGACGGTGCTGGAGACGCATCTGAAGGCGGCGATCGATGTAGGGAAAGTGCAGCGTTCATATCCGCCGGGCGCACGCAAGGCGAAAGACGGCCACCACTATCTGCCGGACACCAACCGGCCCGGCAAATATCTGCTGGTCGCTCACCATGGCTGA